AATAGAGAAACAAAGATAGGTGAGAGGTCTCACTCTGAGGGAAATCACATACTTTATACATGCAGTTAAGAGAGGAACAAAGATAGGTGAGAGTGAGGTCTCACTCTGAGGGAAATCACAGACTTTATATATGCAGTTAACAGAGAAACAAAGATAGGTGAGAGGTCTCACTCTGAGATAAATCACACACTTTATATATGCAGTTAACAGAGAAACAAAGATAGGTGAGAGGTCTCACTCTGAGAGAAATCACAGACTTTATATATGCAGTTAACAGAGAAACAAAGATAGGTGAGAGGTCTCACTCTGAGGGAAATCACATACTTTATACATGCAGTTAAGAGAGGAACAAAGATAGGTGAGAGTGAGGTCTCACTCTGAGGGAAATCACAGACTTTATATATGCAGTTAACAGAGAAACAAAGATAGGTGAGAGGTCTCACTCTGAGATAAATCACACACTTTATATATGCAGTTAACAGAGAAACAAAGATAGGTGAGAGGTCTCACTCTGAGAGAAATCACAGACTTTATATATGCAGTTAAGAGAGAAACAAAGATAGGTGAGAGTGAGGTCTCACTCTGAGGAGAAATCACAGACTTTATATATGCAGTTAACAGAGAAACAAAGATAGGTGAGAGGTCTCACTCTGAGAGAAATCACACACTTTATATATGCAGTTAACAGAGAAACAAAGATAGGTGAGAGGTCTCACTCTGAGAGAAATCACACACTTTATATATGCAGTTAACAGAGAACAAAGATAGGTGAGAGGTCTCACTCTGAGAGAAATCACACACTTTATATATGCAGTTAACAGAGAAACAAAGATAGGTGAGAGGAGGTCTCACTCTGAGAGAAATCACATACTTTATATATGCAGATAACAGAGAAAGGTGAGAGATCTCACTCTGACAGAAATCACACACTTTATATATGCAGATAACAGAGGATCAAAGATAGGTGAGAGGTCTCACTCTGAGAGAAATCACACACTTTATATATGCAGATAACAGAGAAACAAAGATAGGTGAGAGGTCTCACTCTGAGAGAAATCACACACTTTATATATGCAGTTAACAGAGAAACAAAGATAGGTGAGAGGTCTCACTCTGAGAGAAATCACAGACTTTATATATGCAGTTAAGAGAGGAACAAAGATAGGTGAGAGGTCTCACTCTGAGGGAAATCACACACTTTATATATGCAGATAACAGAGAAACAAAGATAGGTGAGAGGTCTCACTCTGAGAGAAATCACAGACTTTATATATGCAGATAACAGAGGAACAAAGATAGGTGAGAGGTCTCACTCTGAGAGAAATCACACACTTTATATATGCAGATAACAGAGGAACAAAGATAGGTGAGAGGTCTCACTCTGAGAGAAATCACACACTTTATATATGCAGTTAACAGAGAAACAAAGATAGGTGAGAGGTCTCACTCTGAGAGAAATCACACACTTTATATATGCAGTTAACAGAGAAACAAAGATAGGTGAGAGGTCTCACTCTGAGAGAAATCACACACTTTATATATGCAGTTAACAGAGGAACAAAGATAGGTGAGAGGTCTCACTCTGAGAGAAATCACACACTTTATATATGCAGTTAACAGAGAAACAAAGATAGGTGAGAGGTCTCACTCTGAGGGAAATCACACACTTTATATATGCAGTTAACAGAGAAACAAAGATAGGTGAGAGGTCTCACTCTGAGAGAAATCACACACTTTATATATGCAGTTAACAGAGAAACAAAGATAGGTGAGAGGTCTCACTCTGAGAGAAATCACACACTTTATATATGCAGTTAACAGAGAAACAAAGATAGGTGAGAGTGAGGTCTCACTCTGAGAGAAATCACACACTTTATATATGCAGTTAACAGAGGAACAAAGATAGGTGAGAGGTCTCACTCTGAGGGAAATCACAGACTTTATATATGCAGTTAACAGAGAAACAAAGATAGGTGAGAGGTCTCACTCTGAGGGAAATCACACACTTTATATATGCAGTTAAGAGAGGAACAAAGATAGGTGAGAGGTCTCACTCTGAGAGAAATCACACACTTTATATATGCACATAACAGAGGAACAAAGATAGGTGAGAGAGAAATCACAGACTTTATATATGCAGTTAACAGAGAAACAAAGATAGGTGTGAGGTCTCACTCTGAGAGAAATCACACACTTTATATATGCagttaacagaaaaacaaagataGGTGAGAGGTCTCACTCTGAGAGAAATCACACACTTTATATATGCagttaacagaaaaacaaagataGGTGAGAGGTCTCACTCTGAGAGAAATCACACACTTTATATATGCAGTTAAGAGAGGAACAAAGATAGGTGAGAGGTCTCACTCTGAGAGAAATCACACACTTTATATATGCAGTTAAGAGAGGAACAAAGATAGGTGAGAGGTCTCACTCCTACCAGAGATATttccccagcagctctctgctcCTGTAAACCAGTACAGCGGCCGGCGTGGGACCCAGGAAGTACTCTTTCCCCCCCTCACCCTGAAACACACATTATTACACTGTTAAAGTGCAAATAAATACTTTAATAACACATGTTTTACTTATCTACGAATAAATAGATTAACATGTAAACTGACAAAGACAAAAAGCAAGATataaaatacaggaaatataATAATGAAAGTGTGTATTCTCACGTAGACGGGGAACAGAGAGACTCCGAAGgtctccagagagctgcagaggaaCAGGAAGTAACGCTGCACCTGGGGACCGGAAAcacagctgcacacacacagatatgttatataaaaaaaaatacataaataatataatataatatatattagtgTCTCTTTACCTGAGGGTTTCACACAGGGTCTTTATTTCCTCAGTCGGCTCCACGTCGCTGCGCTCTCCTCCATCCACTGCAGggatacacacaaatacacacaaatacacacaaatacacacaaatacacacaaataaAGCAACATATTTTATAATTGAGATGAAAAGTTTAACTTTCGAAGGACTTTTAAACTGatcgaaataaataaatgaaggaAAGAATAAATAACATTTGATATGAAAGTGTTACCGAGCAGCATCAGGGCGGAGAGGCGGGGcttcagggagggggggcagggcaGGCGGCCATGATGGACGTCCTGACGCACCTGCAGGTAAAACTGACACCTGGGGAGCACAGTGACATCACGATGgaacacagtgacatcactatggaacacagtgacatcactatggaacacagtgacatcactatgtcacTATGTAACCTAGTGATGTCACTAACCTAATGATGTTAGTGACATCACTCTGTAacctagtgatgtcactatgtaacCTAGTGATGTCACTAACCTAATGATGTCACTCTGTAacctagtgatgtcactatgtaacCTACTCTACTCTTCAAAGGAACGTAAGCTAACATTAGGTAACATTATACACCTTACAGCGTAGCTTCGTCCTCCAGCTCCGACGGATCCTGAGCGTAAAACTTCACCCCGAAATAGAAAATGTACGGCGGCCCGACTGTGACACAACAGAGACGAAGAGAAATTAAATTACGacatttatttgtgaaaatgtaTCATCGTGTCGACAGAACATGATTTGTTGCTGTTATTGTTTAGAATTCACTTCAGATTGAAGGAGCTTCACGTACCGAGGCCTCGATGCTGAGAGAGAGCTTTCTGAGGATGCAACCAGTCCTGAAACACATTATTATCTACTTTATCAATAACATGTgttttgtgtgaacagaaaataataaaatacctCATTGacataataacaataaaaacatgaaactaCACTTTTAATGCTTCAACCAAACTAAGTCATTAGTAAAAGAGACGCAGTAGTTGTTAAATATGTTCTCCGTCACCGTCTGCTGGTTTCTGTCGCAGAATCTCAAACCGAAGAATTCGACTTGTGCGATTTTTAGGTGACAAAACACGAGCCGCAAAATGGCCGCCGCCTTGGAAGACTTCTGAGGACATTAAAAAGAGGAgatcaataaatatataaaacataCATTATTATTAAAGGACAATAAAACACTTTCATTTATATTATTTGATCTCGTATTAATATTAACTCTCACTTTGATGCCCTGCTCTGACGTCAGGCAGAGCTTGCTCTCGTCCAATAGGAGCACTTCTCCATAGAAATCTTCCCGGTTACCACGGAAACACGCCATCATGACTAAGCACGAAAGATAGTCGGATAAGTTGAACGAGAAATCAACCAATCAGGAGCTGAGTTACAGAACCAAACACTCCAGACATTAAATGTTTACATGTTTGTTTGTGTACTCCCCCCCAATAAATAAAGGTTATTTATATTGAACCTTTAAAGAGAGACGTTATTGCTATTAAAGTTTACCCTCACCTcttctcctcctgctctgaTGCTGCGCTGTTGACCTGTTGCCATGGAGACAACCCtctggccccgccccctcctctctgtctcactgtttcggttttttattatttatgtgtaTATTCAAACGGTTTCAGACTGtgtgaaatatttgtgttttttttttacttactaaaaaaaaacaagaaacaGAAAATGAtgattattttaatttaaatgttccATCTACACAGGCCCCGCCCCCTTCTTTGGGAAAACACTCGCCGTCATGAAATTGTGGAAAATACAGATTCTGTAGTTTTCATCAAAACATGAATCAAACCTAATCAATAACCTAAccctttaaattaaatgtaatctATTTTTAACTTCTATCAACAAAACACTTCCTGCGGTTTTTCACATTAAAATCTTTCATATAAAAAGAAGACAGCAAGACTTTTACTTTGAAAGGTCAGGAGGAAGTGCTGATTTTAACCTCTGACACAAATCATTATTCCAagttcaatacatttatttatttcagtttatcaaaatataaaacattcacaCGCATGATGTCATCAATGATcaataatcaataaataaacctTTCATTTGTTTTCAGTCAAACTTATCTGAGATTTTAACTTTTAATAAATCCTGATTCTCAAAATCAAGTAAAAAACAGAAACAATTACATATATTTTccttcaaaaataaaagtcattCAGTCAAAGTGCCAGGAAGTCAGAAGGAACACTAATCCAgtctttcacaataaaagccttcaCATTATTAAACATAGACGATTTGATatgtttcaaaataaagtacatcttGGTAGagatttcaaaataagagccAGGCGAGATACAAGACATGAACTCTAACGAGgtctttcacaataaaagtatttCAAAACAATTAAACATAAATTCTtcatgaatttcaaaataatgtATGCTTTGTTacagccttcaaaataaaagccagaaGGAATGCACAACAGTAAGTGATGAcgcatttcacaataaaagtcttTTTTGGTTTCTCATGAaagtcttttcaaaa
The Pseudochaenichthys georgianus unplaced genomic scaffold, fPseGeo1.2 scaffold_773_arrow_ctg1, whole genome shotgun sequence genome window above contains:
- the LOC117444265 gene encoding band 4.1-like protein 4, which produces MMACFRGNREDFYGEVLLLDESKLCLTSEQGIKKSSKAAAILRLVFCHLKIAQVEFFGLRFCDRNQQTDWLHPQKALSQHRGLVGPPYIFYFGVKFYAQDPSELEDEATLCQFYLQVRQDVHHGRLPCPPSLKPRLSALMLLVDGGERSDVEPTEEIKTLCETLSCVSGPQVQRYFLFLCSSLETFGVSLFPVYGEGGKEYFLGPTPAAVLVYRSRELLGKYL